A section of the Streptomyces sp. SCL15-4 genome encodes:
- a CDS encoding CarD family transcriptional regulator codes for MTFKVGDTVVYPHHGAALIEAIETRQIKGVDKTYLVLKVAQGDLTVRVPADNAEFVGVRDVVGQDGLDRVFEVLRAPYAEEPTNWSRRYKANLEKLASGDVIKVAEVVRDLWRRERERGLSAGEKRMLAKARQILVSELALAENTNEDKAEALLDEVLAS; via the coding sequence ATGACGTTCAAGGTTGGCGACACCGTGGTCTATCCCCATCACGGGGCCGCGCTGATCGAGGCTATCGAAACTCGCCAGATCAAAGGCGTGGACAAGACCTACTTGGTGCTGAAGGTCGCCCAGGGTGACCTGACGGTACGTGTGCCAGCGGACAATGCGGAGTTCGTCGGCGTGCGTGATGTGGTCGGTCAGGACGGACTGGACCGAGTCTTCGAGGTGCTGCGCGCGCCGTACGCCGAGGAGCCCACAAACTGGTCCCGTCGCTACAAGGCAAACCTGGAGAAGCTCGCCTCCGGCGATGTCATCAAGGTCGCGGAAGTCGTGCGCGACCTGTGGCGTCGCGAGCGCGAGCGCGGACTCTCCGCCGGTGAGAAGCGCATGCTCGCCAAGGCCCGCCAGATCCTGGTGAGCGAGCTGGCGCTCGCGGAGAACACGAACGAAGACAAGGCCGAGGCCCTGCTCGACGAGGTGCTCGCCTCCTGA